One Scyliorhinus canicula chromosome 12, sScyCan1.1, whole genome shotgun sequence genomic region harbors:
- the LOC119974577 gene encoding free fatty acid receptor 2-like, whose translation MAELSFSEKLHVTIYVIALLTGLPFNILALYAFLCKARQKAGPNIIFLINLTISDLAFLLFLPFKIIESFKDSRWILPNFLCPLSGLFYFSAVYSSILFLTAVSVDRYLGVAFPIKYNMYRKPVYGVLVSFLLWVCAFSHCSIVYITELSHVNNQSSNKDVCYDNFTESQLKILLPFRLELGIVLFLLPFLITTFCYASFVRIVLSSSHISPEKKQRAIGLVLTTLFVFLLCFAPYNISHFVGFIQHRSPSWRTNALLLSTFNTSLDPIIFYFSSTAVKRTCKGCLSGLTQELGSIRPVHLFVTYLRKRDEALREQSFNHTQSSKL comes from the coding sequence ATGGCCGAGCTCTCCTTCTCTGAGAAGCTCCACGTTACCATTTACGTCATTGCCCTCCTCACCGGCCTCCCCTTCAACATTTTGGCCCTGTACGCCTTTCTGTGCAAGGCCAGGCAGAAGGCCGGGCCTAACATTATCTTCCTCATCAACTTGACCATCTCCGACTTGgctttcctcctcttcctgccgtTTAAGATCATTGAGTCGTTCAAGGACAGCCGCTGGATCTTGCCCAACTTCCTGTGTCCCCTCAGCGGCCTCTTTTACTTCAGCGCAGTCTACAGCAGCATCCTGTTCCTGACGGCGGTCAGTGTCGACAGGTACCTCGGTGTGGCGTTCCCCATCAAGTACAACATGTACAGGAAGCCCGTCTACGGCGTCCTGGTCAGCTTCCTGCTCTGGGTGTGTGCCTTTTCACACTGCAGCATTGTGTACATCACTGAGTTGAGTCACGTGAACAATCAGAGCTCCAACAAGGACGTCTGTTATGACAACTTCACTGAGAGCCAGTTGAAGATCCTCCTCCCGTTCCGGCTTGAGTTGGGCATTGTGCTCTTCCTCCTGCCCttcctcatcaccaccttctgctaTGCCAGCTTCGTGCGCATTGTCCTGTCGTCGTCGCACATCAGCCCGGAGAAGAAGCAGCGTGCCATCGGCCTGGTCCTCACCACCCTTTTCGTCTTCCTGCTCTGCTTTGCTCCATACAACATCTCGCACTTTGTGGGCTTCATCCAGCACAGGAGCCCTTCCTGGCGGACCAACGCCCTGCTGCTCAGCACCTTCAACACCAGCCTGGACcccatcatcttttacttctcctcCACTGCTGTCAAGAGGACCTGCAAGGGCTGCCTGTCTGGCCTGACGCAGGAACTCGGCTCCATCAGACCCGTCCATCTCTTCGTCACCTACCTCCGCAAGCGGGATGAGGCTCTGAGGGAACAGTCCTTCAACCACACCCAAAGCTCCAAACTGTAG